A region from the Arthrobacter gengyunqii genome encodes:
- the rpmF gene encoding 50S ribosomal protein L32, with product MAVPKRKMSRSNTRARRSQWKATAPNLVKTVENGRVTYSLPHQAKVVTDSAGTALFLEYKGRKVADV from the coding sequence GTGGCTGTTCCCAAGCGGAAAATGTCCCGCTCGAATACGCGTGCACGCCGGTCCCAGTGGAAGGCAACTGCCCCCAACCTGGTGAAGACCGTTGAGAACGGCCGCGTTACCTACAGCCTGCCTCACCAGGCCAAGGTCGTGACCGACTCAGCTGGTACCGCGCTGTTCCTTGAATACAAGGGCCGCAAGGTAGCGGACGTCTAA
- a CDS encoding YceD family protein: MTISVKDLGRSPGVMRTMQEHVPAPKDFGVALIGVPEGSDLDLDLRFEAVHEGILVSGTVIAPVQGECGRCLKPIAYDEEVDVQELFYYEDAESFGTEEEEEQHRIERDVIDLEPVLRDAVVTTLPFQPVCREDCEGLCSECGARLEEDPGHHHQTVDPRWAALSGLAGSAADNSAATSTESDEREES, translated from the coding sequence TTGACCATCAGCGTCAAGGATCTCGGGCGCAGCCCGGGGGTTATGCGGACAATGCAGGAACATGTTCCGGCACCGAAGGACTTCGGTGTTGCGCTTATCGGCGTACCGGAAGGATCAGATCTTGATCTGGACCTGAGGTTCGAAGCCGTGCACGAGGGGATTTTGGTATCCGGAACCGTCATTGCTCCTGTTCAGGGAGAATGCGGACGGTGCCTGAAGCCCATCGCGTACGACGAGGAAGTCGATGTGCAGGAACTCTTCTACTACGAGGACGCTGAGTCTTTCGGAACAGAAGAGGAAGAAGAGCAACACCGGATCGAGCGAGATGTCATCGATCTTGAACCGGTTTTGCGGGACGCAGTGGTCACCACCCTGCCGTTCCAGCCGGTGTGCCGGGAAGACTGCGAAGGCCTTTGCTCCGAATGCGGAGCGCGCCTTGAGGAGGATCCGGGTCACCACCACCAAACAGTGGATCCTCGCTGGGCAGCCCTCTCCGGGCTGGCTGGCAGCGCCGCAGACAATTCTGCGGCAACAAGTACAGAGTCAGACGAGAGAGAAGAGAGTTAG
- a CDS encoding glycosyltransferase has product MSSSTTEPNHKLSSIREIPEVNIAHGRIDSISQNSISGWLYSPTRDVTPFLMVDGRPARLVEWPTARGDVSKALGVADNTGFKFQVDGADSGAEIELFALNGQMLYKTHHRRLEDAISDTNIFRQLDNIASIAREKDSVAVTSWDGAHNPIGRAKVLYDIAKTRRPTALITYLFKEFGGQLWEPIRDSNIDLLTIPWDDRARYHRILRQMNVNFPTVWICKPRLPNFELASHLASKDAKLILDFDDNEDYFSRSQASRTKIYGLTGLGYSKYFQARVHARTVASTTLQESFGGEMVRHARLIEETLSAVTPSDSEKLVAFIGTVRPHKNILAAAKSISVFNWRYNLNVKFHVYGDVQPESLRKQLVEQGVELGGIVPARELQACLSDMDVVLTGFPSSNEMDNEVTKYQITSKIGDGLAAKKPVLTPMGPSVADLAGVPGLFLFDETNFPQKLIEALALPVEDISLPQEFTLSGAYDNFSLAEIEAGQQPRASEVFERSVHWQERDNAVTKRPTLLLIWKQHDASIYGRRIDQVARAYKARYPDHHVRVLELLHERQEEQYVQRSINHLSDATNVLGGVSEKLRSSTGGGTDDVAYDMIRFRSSATLEESIFKYLTDSAILPSNSVLVLYPFIQFYEVIQDLLSSYIKIVDVVDNQFSWSVARTDRSRQISVQYNAMMATADAVVFNSAVNMQYFLEAGFITKDTAASVVPNWYRPPLGVEISGSSESKTRDSFDIVYSGNMNDRINWGIIRTVAMMNENIIVHLIGAAERAPEGFYETLQLKNVVYHGPQTERYSLRLLTGAHLGIMPHVSDEVSNYMNPMKLHMYKAVGVPIVATRVEGIDPEITTISVAESDTEFFEEVSNRFLSWKNELVCEASEVQEPDLSHQDQYLEMIEAVAPWSVLRSTDSSTE; this is encoded by the coding sequence ATGTCGTCGTCGACAACGGAACCAAATCATAAATTATCTTCAATAAGAGAAATTCCCGAAGTCAACATAGCCCACGGGCGTATTGATTCCATCAGTCAGAACAGTATTTCGGGCTGGTTGTACTCGCCAACTCGGGATGTAACTCCATTTCTTATGGTAGACGGACGCCCTGCTCGACTTGTTGAATGGCCGACAGCAAGAGGAGATGTTTCTAAAGCGCTAGGAGTCGCTGATAATACGGGGTTCAAGTTCCAAGTGGATGGTGCGGATTCGGGCGCTGAAATTGAGCTCTTCGCACTAAATGGCCAAATGCTTTATAAGACTCACCACCGGCGTCTGGAAGACGCAATTTCAGATACGAATATCTTCCGACAGCTCGACAACATTGCTAGTATCGCCCGAGAAAAAGATTCAGTAGCCGTGACCTCATGGGACGGTGCTCATAATCCTATTGGACGAGCAAAAGTGCTTTATGATATCGCTAAAACTAGACGACCAACGGCATTAATAACCTATCTCTTCAAGGAGTTCGGAGGGCAACTGTGGGAACCCATACGCGACAGTAACATCGATCTGTTGACAATTCCCTGGGATGATCGTGCTCGTTACCATCGAATATTGCGTCAGATGAACGTTAATTTTCCGACAGTCTGGATTTGTAAACCAAGACTGCCGAACTTTGAACTGGCGTCGCACCTAGCTTCCAAAGACGCAAAGTTGATTTTAGATTTCGATGATAATGAAGATTACTTTTCAAGATCTCAAGCCTCGCGCACTAAGATCTACGGGTTGACAGGACTTGGCTATAGCAAGTACTTTCAGGCTCGCGTCCACGCTAGAACCGTTGCCAGTACGACCCTTCAAGAGTCTTTCGGCGGTGAGATGGTTCGCCACGCGAGACTGATTGAAGAAACGCTAAGCGCCGTGACGCCGAGCGATTCAGAAAAACTCGTTGCGTTCATCGGGACAGTAAGACCGCATAAGAATATTCTTGCAGCGGCCAAGTCGATTTCTGTATTTAATTGGCGCTACAATCTCAACGTCAAGTTTCACGTCTATGGGGATGTGCAACCTGAGTCGCTACGCAAGCAGTTAGTAGAGCAGGGAGTTGAGTTAGGAGGAATTGTGCCAGCTCGGGAACTACAAGCGTGTCTGTCTGATATGGACGTAGTTCTGACTGGATTTCCTTCATCAAATGAGATGGATAACGAGGTTACAAAATACCAAATCACTTCGAAGATTGGTGACGGTCTTGCCGCTAAAAAACCAGTCTTGACTCCGATGGGGCCCAGTGTAGCGGACCTAGCCGGTGTGCCGGGCCTCTTCTTGTTTGACGAGACCAACTTCCCACAAAAGCTAATCGAAGCATTAGCCTTGCCGGTGGAAGATATTTCTTTACCCCAAGAATTCACACTGAGTGGGGCATATGACAACTTTTCACTAGCAGAAATTGAGGCCGGACAACAGCCTCGTGCGTCCGAAGTCTTTGAGCGGTCTGTGCATTGGCAGGAGCGAGACAACGCGGTCACAAAACGACCCACACTGCTTCTGATATGGAAGCAGCATGATGCTTCTATATATGGTCGCCGCATAGACCAGGTAGCACGCGCCTACAAAGCACGTTATCCGGACCATCATGTTCGAGTTCTGGAATTGCTGCATGAGCGCCAGGAAGAACAATACGTACAGCGGTCAATAAACCATCTCTCCGATGCAACAAATGTTCTTGGTGGAGTATCTGAAAAGCTCCGTAGTTCCACTGGAGGCGGGACTGATGACGTTGCTTACGACATGATTAGGTTTCGTTCAAGTGCCACTTTGGAGGAATCGATATTCAAGTATCTCACTGATAGCGCAATTCTACCATCCAACTCCGTGCTAGTGCTGTATCCCTTTATTCAGTTCTATGAGGTCATCCAGGATCTTTTGTCTTCGTATATTAAGATAGTTGATGTCGTGGACAATCAATTCTCTTGGAGTGTGGCACGTACAGATCGAAGTCGGCAAATTTCTGTACAGTACAACGCGATGATGGCCACTGCTGATGCAGTTGTGTTCAATTCAGCGGTCAACATGCAGTACTTCCTTGAAGCCGGTTTTATCACGAAAGATACCGCGGCTAGTGTGGTGCCTAACTGGTATCGCCCACCTTTGGGCGTCGAAATTTCAGGTAGTTCAGAGTCCAAAACAAGAGATTCCTTCGATATTGTCTACAGCGGTAACATGAATGATCGCATTAACTGGGGAATAATTCGAACAGTGGCTATGATGAACGAGAATATTATCGTTCACTTGATAGGCGCAGCAGAGCGCGCCCCCGAGGGTTTTTACGAAACTCTGCAGTTGAAGAATGTTGTGTATCACGGACCGCAGACTGAAAGATACTCACTACGTCTCCTCACTGGCGCGCATCTGGGGATAATGCCGCATGTTTCCGATGAGGTTTCAAATTATATGAATCCCATGAAGTTGCATATGTATAAAGCGGTTGGTGTACCTATTGTGGCTACGCGTGTTGAAGGGATTGATCCGGAAATAACCACAATTAGCGTGGCTGAGTCCGATACTGAATTTTTTGAGGAGGTATCCAATCGGTTCTTGTCTTGGAAAAACGAACTTGTTTGTGAGGCTAGTGAAGTGCAGGAGCCTGACCTCTCTCACCAAGATCAGTACTTGGAAATGATCGAAGCAGTTGCACCTTGGTCCGTACTGAGGTCCACTGACTCGTCAACGGAGTGA
- the mutM gene encoding bifunctional DNA-formamidopyrimidine glycosylase/DNA-(apurinic or apyrimidinic site) lyase, protein MPELPEVEVVRRGLASWVRGRTITGVDILDPRSVRRHAAGPEDLVGNLEGAVVTDVVRRGKFLWMPLVEAASVSAPVADPVSGTVPEAHDDGVPRLALMAHLGMSGQLLMEDPHLPDEKHLKVRFRLSPANTADGSPMPAELRFVDQRIFGGVFLTDLLPTPDGAPGGLSETELPLIPEEAAHIARDPLDPAFSFDDFYARLRRRRTGIKRALLDQGLVSGVGNIYADEALWAAKLHFARPTDTMRRADALRLIDSARDVMTRALAAGGTSFDSLYVNVNGASGYFSRSLNAYGREGEPCPRCAAAGLSTLIRRDSFMNRSSYSCPVCQPRPRNGRW, encoded by the coding sequence GTGCCCGAACTGCCCGAAGTGGAAGTGGTCCGCCGCGGACTGGCCTCATGGGTCCGCGGCCGGACCATCACCGGCGTCGACATCCTCGACCCCCGCTCCGTGCGCCGCCACGCCGCAGGTCCCGAGGACCTTGTCGGCAACCTTGAGGGCGCGGTGGTCACCGACGTCGTCCGCCGCGGCAAATTCCTCTGGATGCCGCTGGTGGAAGCCGCTTCCGTGTCCGCCCCGGTTGCGGACCCTGTCTCAGGCACTGTCCCGGAAGCGCACGACGACGGCGTTCCGCGCCTGGCGCTGATGGCGCACCTGGGCATGAGCGGACAGCTGCTGATGGAAGATCCGCATCTGCCGGACGAGAAACACCTCAAGGTCCGCTTCCGGCTCAGCCCCGCAAATACTGCCGACGGAAGCCCCATGCCGGCTGAGCTGCGCTTCGTTGACCAGCGGATCTTCGGGGGAGTGTTCCTCACCGACCTGCTGCCCACCCCCGACGGAGCTCCCGGCGGTTTGTCCGAGACCGAGCTGCCGCTGATTCCCGAAGAAGCGGCCCACATTGCCCGTGATCCCTTGGACCCGGCGTTCTCCTTCGATGACTTTTATGCACGGCTGCGCAGACGGCGCACCGGCATCAAGCGGGCCCTGCTGGACCAGGGGCTAGTCTCCGGGGTCGGGAACATCTATGCGGACGAAGCCCTGTGGGCTGCCAAGCTGCACTTTGCCCGGCCGACCGACACCATGCGCCGTGCCGACGCCCTGCGCCTGATCGACTCCGCCCGCGACGTGATGACCCGGGCTCTGGCCGCCGGCGGAACGAGCTTCGACTCCCTGTATGTCAACGTCAACGGCGCGTCCGGCTACTTCTCCCGGTCCCTGAACGCCTACGGCCGCGAGGGTGAACCCTGTCCGCGGTGCGCCGCCGCCGGCCTCTCGACGCTGATTCGGCGCGATTCGTTCATGAACCGCTCCTCGTACAGCTGCCCGGTGTGCCAGCCGAGGCCCCGCAACGGCCGCTGGTAG
- a CDS encoding NAD-dependent epimerase/dehydratase family protein: protein MNPVEAPRRVLVTGASGLLGGAVARLLAEKGHTVRTLQRTPMAGSTAAASESIAGSVSDPAAAARAVEGMDAVVHLAAKVSFTGEWQDFVDTNITGTRTLIDAAKAAGVRDFVFVSSPSVAHFGEPIAGAGAGTADPERARGFYARSKAAAELLALAEDAPSFRVGAIRPHIVWGPGDTQLVERVIDRARSGRLPLLNGGAALIDTTYIANAAAAIVRGLERMNHAHGQALVVTNGQPRPVGELLAGICIAAGVTPPAWSVPGWLARGAGSIIERAWLAAGTRGLVHDEPPMTRFLAEQLSTSHWFDQRRTRKVLDWTPEVTVEDGMRRLAAHYGGTAA, encoded by the coding sequence ATGAACCCGGTCGAAGCGCCGCGGCGGGTCCTGGTGACCGGTGCGAGCGGCCTGCTGGGCGGCGCCGTAGCCCGGCTGCTGGCAGAGAAGGGCCACACGGTCCGAACCCTGCAGCGCACACCGATGGCCGGAAGCACGGCCGCAGCCAGCGAGTCCATCGCCGGTTCCGTCTCCGACCCGGCCGCCGCAGCGCGCGCTGTGGAGGGGATGGACGCCGTCGTGCATCTGGCCGCGAAGGTTTCCTTCACCGGCGAGTGGCAGGACTTCGTGGACACCAACATCACCGGAACGCGCACGCTGATCGACGCGGCGAAGGCCGCCGGGGTCCGGGATTTCGTCTTTGTCTCCTCTCCCTCGGTGGCGCATTTCGGTGAACCCATCGCCGGCGCGGGCGCAGGTACCGCTGATCCGGAGCGGGCGCGCGGTTTCTATGCCCGGTCCAAGGCAGCCGCCGAGCTGCTGGCCCTCGCAGAGGATGCGCCGTCGTTCCGGGTGGGAGCCATCCGTCCGCACATTGTCTGGGGCCCGGGCGACACGCAGCTCGTGGAGCGGGTCATCGACCGGGCGCGGTCCGGCAGGCTGCCGCTGCTCAACGGCGGCGCCGCGCTGATCGACACCACGTACATTGCCAATGCCGCAGCCGCCATTGTCCGCGGCCTCGAACGCATGAACCACGCACACGGACAGGCCCTGGTGGTGACCAACGGCCAGCCCCGCCCGGTGGGAGAACTGCTGGCAGGCATCTGCATCGCCGCGGGTGTCACCCCGCCGGCGTGGAGCGTTCCCGGCTGGCTCGCCCGCGGCGCCGGATCCATCATTGAACGTGCCTGGCTGGCCGCCGGAACCCGCGGACTGGTGCACGACGAGCCACCCATGACGCGGTTCCTCGCCGAACAGCTTTCCACCTCGCACTGGTTTGACCAGCGCCGCACCCGCAAAGTGCTGGACTGGACGCCGGAGGTTACGGTGGAGGATGGCATGCGCCGGCTCGCTGCCCACTACGGAGGCACTGCGGCTTAG
- the rnc gene encoding ribonuclease III gives MKNTEELLKRLGVDIDAGTLRLALTHRSYAYEQGGIPTNERLEFLGDSILGFSVTDALYRDNPDLSEGDLAKRRAAVVSTRALAGVARDLELGQYILLGQGEKLTNGKDKSSILADTTEALIGAVYLCHGMETARAMVMRLIGPLLRNAEALGAGTDWKTSIQEIAASRKLGDIHYEVTGSGPDHSRSFVAVLHIGDKPYGSGVGHSKKEAEQEAAAATWKIICPSGSTAAGA, from the coding sequence GTGAAGAATACTGAAGAGCTTCTGAAGCGTCTCGGTGTCGATATCGACGCCGGGACGCTTCGTCTTGCCCTCACGCACCGCTCCTACGCTTACGAGCAGGGCGGCATCCCCACGAACGAACGCCTCGAGTTCCTGGGTGACTCCATTCTGGGCTTCTCCGTCACCGACGCGCTGTACCGGGACAACCCCGACCTGTCCGAGGGCGACCTGGCCAAGCGCCGCGCCGCCGTCGTCAGCACGCGCGCGCTGGCCGGCGTGGCCCGCGACCTTGAACTGGGACAGTACATCCTGCTGGGCCAGGGCGAGAAGTTGACCAACGGCAAGGACAAGTCCTCCATTCTGGCGGATACTACCGAAGCCCTGATCGGCGCCGTCTACCTCTGCCACGGGATGGAAACCGCCCGGGCCATGGTGATGCGCCTGATCGGTCCGCTGCTGCGCAACGCCGAGGCCCTGGGCGCCGGCACCGACTGGAAGACCAGCATCCAGGAGATCGCCGCCAGCCGAAAGCTCGGCGACATCCACTACGAGGTCACCGGCTCCGGCCCCGACCATTCCCGCAGTTTTGTTGCCGTGCTCCACATCGGCGACAAGCCGTACGGTTCCGGCGTGGGACACTCCAAGAAGGAAGCGGAGCAGGAAGCTGCCGCCGCCACCTGGAAGATTATCTGCCCCTCAGGCAGCACGGCCGCCGGAGCCTAG
- a CDS encoding alpha/beta fold hydrolase codes for MVAELWPGVAESWSSFVQVPSTAAVDPRGTVHKWHVLDNGPDLAARGVEPAGTLLCVHGNPTWSYLWRSLLAAGSEAEQPWRVIAVDQLDMGFSARTGAFRRLEDRITDLGDLTDALGLNGKVITVGHDWGGVISLGWALKHRSQLAGIVLTNTAVHPAGFTLPPALQLALHPAVHGWGTKTTDAFIRVTHSLAQPTLPKDVRAAFAAPYRGSARRAGVANFVADIPADSTHPSWRTLNRVADGIKRLDVPALLLWGPKDPVFSDRYLRDLMDRLPQADVHRFEGASHLLPEDVDITAPVFSWLEKGPGTENREIRSRNTAGLSVFRPMLAELDERDGDASPAVVDMAPLGAPAGTEPATLSWAELAARVNQLAAGLSAAGVRAGDRVNLLVPPGIELTSLIYACLRLGAVIVVADAGLGTKGMGRAIKGAGPAYIVGIERALTGARLFGWPGIRISAETLSPAKARLLGVKHSVPELIAAGRDATAGRDSDGQWLRTDPDADAAVLFTSGSTGPAKGVVYTHRQLTAMRDALKNTYNLQAGTSLVAGFAPFALLGPALGATSVTPDMDVTSPRTLTAAALADAAAAVNATTVFASPAALVNVLATSEDLTEIQRKALQQVELLLSAGAPIPEPLLARVSALTPNAELHTPYGMTEALPVTDISLDDIRAAGAGNGVCVGTPVSGAQVAIAALSPDGSIGDTPLVEPGLTGEILVSAPHVKDRYDRLWITESKSSSLPGWHRTGDVGHLDEQGRLWVEGRLGHILTTPDGVVTPVAAEQAAESVPAVGRAAVVGVGPAGAQVPVAVLELVDPVRRPGTAPQDLAAAVRAAVAAGAGLELAAVLVLPAMPTDIRHNSKIDRTALAGWADTILAGGNAKVPGTGGRK; via the coding sequence GTGGTAGCCGAGCTGTGGCCCGGCGTCGCGGAATCCTGGTCTTCCTTCGTCCAGGTTCCTTCGACTGCGGCCGTTGACCCCCGCGGAACCGTCCATAAGTGGCATGTGCTGGACAATGGCCCGGACCTTGCCGCCCGCGGCGTGGAACCGGCCGGGACCCTGCTTTGCGTGCACGGCAACCCCACCTGGTCCTACCTCTGGCGCAGCCTGCTCGCCGCAGGCTCGGAAGCTGAGCAGCCCTGGCGGGTCATCGCCGTCGACCAGCTGGACATGGGCTTCTCCGCCCGGACCGGCGCCTTCCGCCGCCTCGAGGACCGCATCACCGACCTCGGGGACCTCACTGACGCACTCGGCCTGAACGGCAAGGTCATCACCGTGGGCCACGACTGGGGCGGCGTCATTTCCCTGGGCTGGGCGCTGAAGCACCGCAGCCAGCTTGCCGGGATTGTCCTGACCAACACCGCAGTGCATCCGGCCGGTTTCACGCTGCCGCCGGCCCTGCAGCTGGCCCTGCATCCGGCAGTGCACGGCTGGGGCACCAAAACCACCGACGCGTTCATCCGCGTCACCCACTCCCTGGCCCAGCCGACGCTGCCCAAGGATGTCCGGGCCGCCTTCGCCGCGCCGTACCGCGGCTCCGCCCGGCGCGCGGGTGTCGCCAACTTTGTTGCCGACATCCCGGCCGACTCCACGCATCCGAGCTGGCGCACCCTGAACCGGGTGGCCGACGGCATCAAGCGCCTGGACGTGCCCGCACTGCTGCTGTGGGGACCCAAGGACCCGGTCTTCTCCGACCGCTATCTGCGGGACCTGATGGACCGGCTGCCCCAGGCCGATGTACACCGCTTTGAGGGTGCCAGCCACCTGCTGCCCGAAGATGTGGACATCACCGCGCCGGTCTTTAGCTGGCTCGAGAAGGGCCCGGGCACCGAAAACCGGGAGATCCGCAGCCGCAACACGGCCGGGCTGTCCGTCTTCCGGCCCATGCTGGCCGAACTGGACGAGCGCGACGGCGATGCCTCCCCCGCCGTCGTCGACATGGCACCGCTGGGCGCACCCGCCGGCACCGAACCTGCGACCCTGTCCTGGGCGGAGCTCGCGGCCCGGGTCAACCAGCTGGCCGCCGGGCTGTCCGCCGCCGGCGTCCGCGCCGGCGACCGCGTGAACCTGCTCGTGCCTCCGGGCATTGAACTCACCTCGCTGATTTATGCCTGCCTGCGGCTGGGCGCCGTCATCGTCGTCGCCGACGCCGGGCTGGGTACCAAGGGCATGGGCCGCGCCATCAAGGGGGCCGGGCCGGCGTACATTGTCGGCATTGAACGTGCGCTGACCGGTGCGCGCCTCTTCGGCTGGCCGGGCATCCGGATCAGTGCCGAAACGCTGTCCCCCGCCAAGGCTCGGCTGCTGGGCGTGAAGCACTCCGTGCCGGAACTGATAGCCGCCGGCAGAGACGCCACCGCCGGCAGGGACTCCGACGGGCAGTGGCTGCGCACCGATCCCGACGCCGACGCCGCCGTGCTCTTCACCTCCGGCTCCACCGGACCGGCCAAGGGCGTTGTCTACACGCACCGCCAGCTCACCGCCATGCGCGATGCGCTCAAGAACACCTACAACCTGCAGGCCGGCACCTCGCTGGTCGCCGGGTTTGCGCCCTTTGCCCTGCTGGGGCCGGCGCTGGGTGCCACGTCCGTCACCCCGGACATGGATGTCACCTCGCCGCGTACCCTCACCGCTGCGGCACTGGCCGACGCCGCTGCCGCCGTGAACGCGACCACTGTGTTCGCGTCTCCTGCGGCCCTGGTGAATGTGCTGGCCACGTCCGAAGACCTGACCGAAATTCAGCGCAAGGCACTGCAGCAGGTGGAACTGCTGCTGTCCGCCGGAGCACCCATTCCCGAGCCGCTGCTGGCCCGGGTCTCGGCTTTGACACCCAACGCTGAGCTGCACACCCCGTACGGGATGACCGAAGCGCTGCCGGTGACCGACATCAGCCTGGACGACATCCGGGCCGCCGGTGCCGGCAACGGCGTTTGCGTGGGCACCCCGGTTTCCGGAGCGCAAGTGGCCATCGCCGCGCTCTCTCCAGACGGATCGATTGGCGACACGCCTCTGGTGGAACCCGGCCTCACCGGTGAAATCCTGGTCTCCGCACCCCACGTCAAGGACCGCTACGACCGGCTCTGGATCACCGAGTCCAAGAGCTCATCGCTGCCGGGCTGGCACCGTACCGGAGACGTCGGGCATCTGGATGAACAGGGCCGGCTCTGGGTGGAAGGCCGCCTCGGCCACATCCTGACAACGCCCGACGGCGTGGTCACCCCGGTTGCCGCCGAGCAGGCCGCCGAGTCCGTCCCCGCCGTGGGCCGTGCCGCCGTCGTCGGCGTGGGACCTGCCGGAGCGCAGGTGCCGGTGGCCGTGCTGGAACTGGTTGACCCCGTGCGCCGTCCCGGTACTGCCCCGCAGGACCTGGCCGCAGCTGTTCGGGCGGCTGTAGCCGCCGGTGCCGGTCTGGAGCTGGCAGCGGTGCTGGTGCTGCCGGCCATGCCCACCGATATCCGGCACAATTCCAAGATTGACCGCACGGCCCTGGCGGGCTGGGCGGACACGATCCTGGCCGGCGGGAACGCCAAGGTGCCCGGCACTGGCGGACGCAAATGA
- a CDS encoding YdcF family protein, translating to MLSFLRALPRRLVLRLQRGVPRGVDIAVTTIVSVLLIWLFAAANLFFYPQAAGLADIENPAQAGGPGTADAVVVLAGAAAERFPVGRELAREGRAPELVLSSTETPGNVITDQYCDFMAGDTVSDDPASAAVTCFFPEPMTTRGEARAVARLAADNGWDELIVVTSRYHLLRAETNISQCTTAKITMVASEPDFSAKQWLDRFVEETGGLAAALLRPACASAI from the coding sequence ATGCTTTCCTTCCTCCGTGCCCTGCCGCGCCGCCTGGTGCTGCGGCTCCAGCGCGGAGTTCCGCGGGGCGTGGACATAGCAGTGACCACCATTGTTTCGGTCCTGCTGATCTGGCTTTTTGCCGCCGCCAATCTCTTCTTTTATCCGCAGGCCGCCGGACTGGCAGACATTGAAAACCCGGCGCAGGCGGGCGGCCCCGGAACGGCCGACGCCGTGGTGGTCCTCGCCGGCGCGGCCGCCGAGCGCTTTCCGGTGGGACGCGAACTGGCCCGCGAAGGCCGAGCCCCGGAGCTGGTGCTCTCCAGCACGGAGACGCCCGGCAACGTGATCACTGATCAGTACTGCGACTTCATGGCCGGCGACACCGTGAGCGATGATCCCGCCAGCGCCGCCGTAACCTGCTTCTTCCCCGAGCCCATGACCACGCGCGGCGAGGCCCGCGCGGTCGCCCGCCTTGCCGCGGACAACGGCTGGGACGAGCTCATTGTCGTCACCTCCCGCTACCACCTGCTGCGCGCGGAAACCAACATCAGCCAGTGCACGACGGCGAAGATTACCATGGTGGCTTCGGAACCGGATTTCTCGGCCAAGCAGTGGCTGGACAGGTTCGTGGAGGAGACCGGCGGTCTGGCAGCCGCTCTGCTGCGGCCGGCCTGCGCCAGCGCGATCTAA
- a CDS encoding serine hydrolase domain-containing protein: MDSVTAIENWPVEHAAAAVILADGSVAGSSGDTERRFPLASVTKLLTAYSMLVALDEGALELDQPAGPEGSTVRHLLAHSGGYDFAERTVRYAPGTRRLYSNAGFEVLGETLEEATGIPMAEYMHEGVLAPLGMNSTALEGSPAAGAVSTVADLSRFAAELQQPVLTAPGRLTEATTVVFPGLAGVLPGFGRQKENDWGLGFEIRDSKSPHWTGADSSPRTFGHFGQSGTFLWVDPDAGAAAVALTDRDFGPWAAEVWPPFTDGVLAELRRA, from the coding sequence ATGGACAGCGTCACAGCAATTGAAAACTGGCCGGTGGAGCATGCCGCCGCCGCCGTCATTCTGGCCGACGGCAGCGTGGCCGGCAGCTCCGGTGACACCGAACGGCGTTTTCCGCTGGCGTCGGTGACCAAACTGCTCACGGCGTACAGCATGCTGGTGGCGTTGGACGAAGGTGCCTTGGAACTGGACCAGCCCGCCGGACCCGAGGGTTCCACCGTGCGGCATCTGCTCGCGCATTCGGGCGGGTATGACTTCGCGGAGCGCACCGTCCGCTATGCACCCGGAACCCGGCGGCTGTATTCGAACGCAGGGTTTGAAGTGCTGGGTGAAACCCTGGAAGAAGCCACCGGCATTCCCATGGCCGAGTACATGCACGAGGGCGTCCTGGCTCCCCTGGGCATGAACTCCACCGCTTTGGAGGGCTCCCCCGCGGCCGGAGCTGTGTCGACGGTGGCCGACCTTTCCCGTTTCGCCGCCGAGCTGCAGCAGCCGGTGCTCACCGCACCCGGGCGGCTGACCGAGGCGACCACGGTCGTGTTCCCCGGGCTCGCCGGTGTGCTGCCCGGGTTCGGCCGGCAGAAGGAGAACGACTGGGGCCTGGGCTTCGAGATCCGCGATTCGAAGTCTCCGCACTGGACCGGCGCGGACAGCTCTCCGCGGACCTTCGGGCACTTCGGCCAGTCGGGCACGTTCCTGTGGGTGGATCCCGACGCCGGTGCTGCCGCCGTAGCGCTGACGGACCGCGACTTCGGTCCCTGGGCGGCCGAGGTGTGGCCTCCGTTCACGGACGGTGTGCTTGCGGAGCTTCGCCGCGCCTGA